The following are encoded in a window of Nocardioides houyundeii genomic DNA:
- the cysC gene encoding adenylyl-sulfate kinase: MSASSLPQHCPTPVELDDLELLLSGALAPLTGFNEPGSAVTLALPEALKDLDAVELVDPEGLPLAIASQGAVTPLSHPQFGPFRNLYLTPAQVRQQYAGRTFVPVTDALTVGQLEELADLGPLVLLALAGTGTPTLSPVGLIRATIAAAGLLPDAAVVVVPLAAHGDAVADHDLGVQVVGNYAQGDPVTGLTSVSDDDPLADYPEEIADIVDFDRPGPGQQGLVLFFTGLSGSGKSTLARALMDKVLEQGERTVTSLDGDVVRRNLSAGLTFSKADRETNIRRIGWVAAEIARHGGVAIVSPIAPFDETRQQVREMVEQAGGEFFLVHVATPLEECERRDRKGLYAKARRGEIPEFTGISSPYEEPTDAAVRVDTTGRSIEDALDDVLVALAKTGHLDLRETDREPLKVLFVCTANICRSAFMEVTARHLAGDRTDIEFSSAGTHGFKDHALDGEMAAVLAPAVEHDDFASRPVTRDLIDDADLVLTAESTHRTYLLEEHPQAFRKVFTLGQFAEVAGGSDLHGRDLIESLGRQRGAARPEHDIADPYRRGPQASAEAGQRITALLETVIPALTGETR, translated from the coding sequence GTGTCCGCCTCTTCGCTGCCCCAGCACTGCCCGACCCCGGTCGAGCTCGACGACCTCGAGCTGCTGCTCTCCGGCGCTCTGGCGCCGCTGACCGGCTTCAACGAGCCGGGAAGCGCGGTGACGCTCGCCCTGCCCGAGGCACTGAAGGATCTGGACGCGGTGGAGCTCGTCGACCCCGAGGGTCTGCCCCTCGCGATCGCGTCCCAGGGCGCCGTCACTCCGCTCTCGCACCCCCAGTTCGGTCCGTTCCGCAACCTCTACCTGACCCCGGCACAGGTCCGCCAGCAGTACGCCGGACGCACCTTCGTCCCGGTGACCGACGCCCTCACGGTCGGACAGCTGGAGGAGCTCGCCGACCTGGGACCCCTCGTCCTGCTGGCCCTGGCCGGCACCGGCACGCCGACGCTCTCCCCGGTGGGGCTGATCCGCGCCACGATCGCCGCGGCCGGACTTCTTCCGGACGCCGCCGTCGTCGTGGTCCCGCTGGCCGCCCACGGAGACGCGGTAGCCGATCACGACCTCGGCGTCCAGGTGGTCGGCAACTATGCCCAGGGCGATCCGGTCACCGGACTGACCTCCGTCTCCGACGACGACCCCCTAGCTGACTACCCTGAAGAGATCGCCGACATCGTCGACTTCGACCGGCCGGGTCCGGGCCAGCAGGGGCTGGTGCTCTTCTTCACCGGACTGTCCGGCAGCGGCAAGTCCACGCTGGCTCGGGCGCTGATGGACAAGGTGCTGGAGCAGGGCGAACGGACCGTCACCAGCCTCGACGGCGATGTGGTCCGCCGCAACCTCTCGGCCGGGCTCACGTTCTCCAAGGCCGACCGGGAGACCAACATCCGCCGCATCGGCTGGGTTGCCGCCGAGATCGCCCGTCACGGCGGCGTGGCCATCGTGAGTCCGATCGCCCCGTTCGACGAGACGCGCCAGCAGGTCCGCGAGATGGTCGAGCAGGCCGGAGGCGAGTTCTTCCTGGTGCACGTCGCCACCCCGCTGGAGGAGTGCGAGCGCCGGGACCGCAAGGGCCTCTACGCCAAAGCGCGTCGCGGTGAGATCCCAGAGTTCACCGGCATCTCCTCGCCCTACGAGGAGCCGACGGACGCCGCCGTCCGGGTGGACACCACCGGCCGCAGCATCGAGGACGCCCTCGACGACGTGCTGGTCGCCCTTGCGAAGACCGGCCACCTGGACCTCCGGGAGACCGATCGCGAGCCGTTGAAGGTGCTGTTCGTGTGCACCGCCAACATCTGCCGCTCCGCCTTCATGGAGGTCACGGCGCGTCACCTGGCCGGAGACCGCACCGACATCGAGTTCTCCAGCGCCGGCACCCACGGTTTCAAGGACCACGCGCTCGACGGCGAGATGGCCGCAGTCCTAGCCCCGGCAGTGGAGCACGACGACTTCGCCAGCCGTCCGGTGACGCGGGACCTGATCGACGACGCCGACCTGGTGCTGACCGCCGAGTCCACCCACCGCACCTACCTGCTGGAGGAGCACCCCCAGGCCTTCCGCAAGGTCTTCACCCTCGGCCAGTTCGCCGAGGTCGCTGGGGGCAGCGACCTGCACGGTCGCGACCTCATCGAAAGTCTCGGCCGCCAGCGTGGCGCTGCCCGCCCGGAGCACGACATCGCCGATCCTTACCGCCGTGGCCCCCAGGCTTCAGCCGAAGCCGGACAGCGCATCACCGCCCTGCTCGAGACCGTGATCCCCGCTCTGACTGGAGAGACCCGCTGA